A single window of Ignavibacteriota bacterium DNA harbors:
- a CDS encoding MerR family transcriptional regulator produces MRFSIGELSKITQIPIKTLRFYHEKELLIPSEIDEFTNYRYFSEKDYEKAKSIKILRELDFSIQEIKEILSSCNSESDLVGQLKVKLLEIEKKVNRYNEISRAIENILVNESEIKMKNNNEFEIEEKELETILIAGFRMNGKYSEVGEGFKVLGKNFGSKINGKPLTLYYDNEYKENDADFEACVPIRNGKDIENISVRELKGGTCISLIHKGPYEYLSDSYKKLFSYLNEKNYKTILPSREVYIKGPGMIFKGNPNNYLTEIQILLQ; encoded by the coding sequence ATGAGATTTTCAATTGGCGAGTTATCAAAAATAACGCAGATTCCAATAAAGACATTGCGATTTTATCATGAAAAGGAATTACTTATTCCATCGGAAATTGATGAATTTACTAATTACAGATACTTTTCGGAAAAAGATTATGAAAAAGCTAAATCAATTAAGATTTTGCGTGAATTGGATTTTTCAATTCAAGAGATTAAAGAAATTTTATCAAGCTGCAACTCTGAGTCGGATTTAGTCGGTCAGCTTAAAGTAAAACTTTTGGAAATCGAAAAAAAAGTAAATAGATATAATGAGATTTCAAGAGCGATAGAAAATATTTTAGTAAATGAAAGCGAGATAAAAATGAAAAATAATAATGAATTTGAAATTGAGGAAAAGGAACTTGAAACCATTTTAATTGCGGGTTTCAGAATGAATGGAAAATATTCCGAAGTTGGAGAAGGTTTTAAAGTTTTAGGTAAAAACTTTGGAAGTAAAATTAATGGTAAGCCATTAACACTTTATTATGATAATGAATATAAAGAAAACGACGCTGATTTTGAAGCATGCGTACCGATTAGAAACGGCAAAGATATTGAAAATATTTCCGTGAGAGAATTAAAAGGCGGAACATGCATTAGTTTAATTCACAAAGGTCCATATGAATATTTATCTGATTCTTATAAAAAACTTTTCTCTTATTTAAATGAAAAAAATTATAAAACCATTTTGCCGAGTAGAGAAGTTTATATTAAAGGTCCGGGAATGATATTTAAGGGAAATCCGAATAATTATTTAACTGAAATTCAGATTTTACTTCAATAA